Proteins from a single region of Oncorhynchus kisutch isolate 150728-3 unplaced genomic scaffold, Okis_V2 Okis01b-Okis20b_hom, whole genome shotgun sequence:
- the cyth4b gene encoding cytohesin 4b, whose translation MTDCQMVSSDFTADERLEIESMKMHKRDLLEDIQKLKMEIDKVMAEVQDFESTEENKVLEKGKQFSSGKKKFNMEPKKGINYLVENKLLERNPQPIAEFLYKEEGLNKTAIGDYLGEREDLHLQTLKAFVDLHEFSDLNLVQALRQFLWSFRLPGEAQKIDRMMETFATRYCDCNTEVFQSTDTCYILSFAIIMLNTSLHNPNVKDKTPLERFISMNRGINNGGDLPNELLTKLYDSIRNEPFKIPEDDGNDLTHTFFNPDREGWLLKLGGRVKTWKRRWFILTDNCLYYFEYTTDKEPRGIIPLENLCVREVVYARKPYCLELYNPNSRGQKIKACKTETDGRVVEGKHQSYMICAATAEERDTWIESIRASITKDPFYDLVSVRKKKVINQAPQD comes from the exons ATGACCGATTGCCAAATGG tgtcttcagatttCACTGCAGATGAGAGGTTGGAGATTGAGAGCATGAAGATGCataagagagacctgctagaggaCATCCAG AAGCTAAAGATGGAGATTGACAAAGTCATGGCTGAAGTTCAAGACTTTGAGTCTACAGAGGAGAA CAAAGTCCTTGAGAAAGGAAAGCAGTTCTCAAGCGGGAAGAAGAAATTCAACATGGAGCCTAAAAAG GGTATAAACTACCTGGTAGAGAACAAGCTTCTGGAGAGGAACCCTCAGCCAATAGCAGAGTTCCTTTACAAGGAGGAGGGGCTCAATAAGACTGCTATTGGAGACTACCtgggagagag AGAAGACCTCCACCTCCAGACGCTGAAAGCCTTTGTGGACCTCCATGAGTTCTCAGACCTCAACCTGGTACAGGCACTGAG gCAGTTCCTGTGGAGTTTCCGTCTGCCCGGCGAGGCTCAGAAGATTGACCGCATGATGGAAACCTTCGCCACACGCTACTGTGACTGTAACACGGAAGTCTTTCAgtctacag ACACCTGTTACATCCTGTCGTTTGCCATCATCATGTTGAACACCAGCCTCCACAACCCCAACGTGAAGGACAAGACCCCTCTAGAGAGATTCATCTCTATGAACAGAGGCATCAACAACGGAGGGGACCTGCCCAATGAGCTGCTCACG AAACTGTACGACAGCATCAGGAACGAGCCCTTTAAAATCCCAGAGGATGATGGGAACGACCTGACTCACACCTTCTTCAACCCCGACAGGGAGGGATGGCTCCTCAAACTAG GAGGCAGAGTGAAGACGTGGAAGAGGAGATGGTTCATCCTGACTGACAACTGCCTCTACTACTTTGAGTACACCACT gACAAGGAGCCCAGAGGCATCATCCCTCTGGAGaacctgtgtgtgagagaggtggtGTATGCACGCAAACCG TACTGTCTGGAGCTGTATAACCCCAACAGCAGGGGTCAGAAGATCAAGGCGTgtaagacagagacagacggcaGAGTGGTGGAGGGGAAACACCAGTCGTACATGATCTGTGCCGCTACCGCTGAGGAACGAGACACATGGATAGAGAGCATCAG AGCCAGCATCACCAAGGACCCCTTCTATGACCTGGTGTCGGTGCGTAAGAAGAAGGTGATCAACCAGGCTCCCCAAGACTGA